Proteins from a genomic interval of Caulobacter sp. NIBR1757:
- the pgsA gene encoding CDP-diacylglycerol--glycerol-3-phosphate 3-phosphatidyltransferase encodes MKHVPNIITLARLVLTLLVFLALLAGVTMPTSGPPLLWFAFWGFVIAGVTDFLDGWLARRFKVESLTGAILDPIADKVLVAGAIVGLAINGDHVAALTGGLILFREFSISALREVLAPRGLRLPVTMLAKWKTTLQLVALAAALLRLTQPGWMTGPVSLGIDLSLWLAAAVTIWTGIEYGLAARKALKS; translated from the coding sequence ATGAAGCACGTCCCCAATATCATCACCCTGGCCCGTCTGGTCCTGACCCTGCTGGTCTTCCTGGCCCTGCTGGCCGGGGTGACGATGCCCACATCCGGGCCGCCGCTGCTGTGGTTCGCCTTCTGGGGCTTTGTCATCGCCGGGGTCACCGATTTCCTCGACGGCTGGCTGGCCCGCAGGTTCAAGGTCGAGAGCCTGACGGGGGCCATCCTCGATCCGATCGCCGACAAGGTGCTGGTGGCCGGGGCCATCGTCGGCCTGGCCATCAACGGGGACCATGTGGCGGCCCTGACCGGCGGCCTGATCCTGTTCCGCGAATTCTCGATCAGCGCCTTGCGCGAAGTTCTGGCCCCGCGCGGCCTGCGCCTGCCGGTGACGATGTTGGCCAAATGGAAGACCACCTTGCAACTGGTCGCCCTGGCCGCCGCCCTGCTGCGCCTGACCCAGCCGGGCTGGATGACGGGTCCGGTCAGCCTCGGCATCGACCTGTCGCTGTGGCTGGCCGCCGCCGTCACGATCTGGACCGGGATCGAATACGGCCTGGCCGCCCGCAAGGCCCTGAAGAGCTGA